The following coding sequences are from one Pongo abelii isolate AG06213 chromosome 3, NHGRI_mPonAbe1-v2.0_pri, whole genome shotgun sequence window:
- the PSAPL1 gene encoding proactivator polypeptide-like 1, whose protein sequence is MLCALLLLPSLLGATRASPTSGPQECAKGSTVWCQDLQTAARCGAVGYCQGAVWNKPTVKSLPCDICQDIAAAAGNRLNPDAKESDILALVMKTCEWLPSQESSAGCKWMVDAHSSAVLSMLRGAPDSAPAQVCTVLSLCEPLQRHLATLRPLSKEDTFEAVAPFMASGPLTFHPPQVPEGALCQDCVRQVSRLQEAVRSNLTFADLNIQEQCESLGPGLAVLCKNYLFQFFVPADQALRLLPPQELCRKGGFCEELGAPARLTQVVAMDGVPSLELGLPRKQSEMQMKVGVTCEVCMNVVQKLDHWLMSNSSEFMITHALERVCSIMPASITKECIILVDTYSPSLVQLVAKITPEKVCKFIRLCGNRRRARAVRDAYAIVQSPEWDVENQGSFCNGCKRLLTVSSHNLESKSTKRDILMAFRGGCSILPLPYMIQCRHFVTQYEPVLIESLKDMMDPAAVCKKVGACHGPRTPLLGTDQCALGPSFWCRSQEAAKLCNAVQHCQKHVWKEMPLHAGEHA, encoded by the coding sequence ATGCTGTGTGCCCTGctcctcctgcccagcctcctgggGGCCACCAGGGCCAGCCCCACCTCAGGCCCCCAGGAGTGTGCAAAGGGCTCCACGGTGTGGTGTCAGGATCTGCAGACAGCTGCCAGGTGCGGGGCCGTGGGGTACTGCCAAGGGGCCGTATGGAACAAACCCACCGTGAAGTCTCTGCCCTGCGACATATGCCAGGACATAGCAGCTGCCGCTGGCAATAGGCTGAACCCTGACGCCAAGGAGTCTGACATCCTGGCTTTGGTGATGAAGACCTGTGAGTGGCTCCCCAGCCAGGAGTCTTCAGCCGGATGCAAGTGGATGGTGGATGCCCACAGTTCGGCCGTCCTGAGCATGCTTCGTGGGGCCCCGGACAGCGCCCCGGCACAGGTGTGCACAGTGCTCAGCCTCTGTGAGCCGCTGCAGAGGCACCTGGCCACCCTGAGGCCACTCTCCAAAGAGGACACCTTTGAGGCTGTGGCTCCATTCATGGCCAGTGGGCCCCTTACCTTCCACCCTCCCCAGGTGCCTGAAGGAGCTCTGTGCCAAGACTGCGTACGGCAGGTCTCCCGACTCCAGGAGGCTGTCCGGTCCAACTTGACCTTCGCCGACTTGAACATCCAGGAGCAGTGTGAGTCCTTGGGACCCGGCCTGGCTGTCCTCTGCAAGAACTACCTCTTTCAGTTTTTTGTCCCTGCTGACCAAGCACTGAGGCTTCTCCCCCCGCAGGAGCTCTGCAGGAAGGGGGGATTCTGTGAGGAGCTAGGGGCACCTGCCCGTTTGACTCAAGTAGTGGCCATGGATGGGGTCCCCTCCCTAGAGCTGGGGCTGCCAAGGAAACAGAGCGAGATGCAGATGAAGGTCGGTGTGACCTGTGAGGTGTGCATGAACGTGGTGCAGAAGCTGGACCACTGGCTCATGTCCAACAGCTCTGAGTTCATGATCACCCATGCCCTGGAGCGCGTGTGCTCGATAATGCCTGCCTCTATCACGAAGGAGTGCATCATCTTGGTGGACACCTACAGCCCCTCCTTGGTGCAGCTTGTGGCCAAAATCACCCCAGAGAAGGTGTGCAAGTTCATCCGTCTGTGTGGCAACCGGAGGCGGGCCCGGGCAGTCCGTGATGCCTACGCCATCGTGCAGTCCCcagaatgggatgtggagaaCCAGGGCAGCTTCTGCAATGGGTGCAAGAGGCTGCTCACGGTGTCCTCCCACAACCTGGAGAGCAAGAGCACCAAGCGAGACATCCTGATGGCCTTCAGGGGTGGCTGCAGCATCCTGCCGCTGCCCTATATGATCCAGTGCAGGCACTTCGTCACCCAGTACGAGCCCGTGCTCATTGAGAGTCTCAAGGACATGATGGACCCCGCGGCTGTGTGCAAGAAGGTGGGGGCCTGCCACGGCCCCAGGACCCCACTGCTGGGCACTGACCAGTGTGCCCTGGGCCCAAGCTTCTGGTGCAGGAGCCAGGAGGCCGCCAAGCTGTGTAACGCTGTGCAACACTGCCAGAAGCACGTATGGAAAGAGATGCCCCTCCACGCTGGGGAACACGCATGA